One region of Chaetodon auriga isolate fChaAug3 chromosome 5, fChaAug3.hap1, whole genome shotgun sequence genomic DNA includes:
- the LOC143321116 gene encoding nuclear factor 7, brain-like, producing the protein MAEKTAHLESFLSCHVCSETFRDPVSLSCNHSFCSSCLQQFWEQAKNKNCPICKRKSSKDHPEVNFALKELADSFAGRQKSESSETEKGKKKEKEQVVCDEHPDVSYWFCEDEQRAVCPVCEFSLHQSHKVVPVEQAVSELKDQLKSDLQSLQDKRDKYKRVEETYKEVIQHSKKQLLSTEKQIRAEFNKLHQFLKEEEESRLAALREEEEQKGRTVSREMKMIEQQISSLSDSICAVEEELQKHNVPFLSSYKATQSRARVQCSLSDPQLLSGALIDVVKHLGNLSFTVWKKMKDKVHFSPVILDPNTGSPWLYLSDDLTSVRHGDKWQQLPNNPERNTKYSSVLGSEGFSSGKHSWEVEVGDHPDWTVGLAKESVDRKGEIFFSPEHGIWCLLHRSGKYIGGFSKTVTVKKNLQRIRVQLDYDRGEVSFYDPEDMTHIYTDKDTFTEKLFPYFHIGPAGDAKTAAIKMCQSDVSV; encoded by the coding sequence ATGGCTGAGAAAACTGCTCATCTGGAAAGTTTCCTGAGTtgccatgtgtgttcagagactttcagagatcctgtgtctctgagctgcaaccacagcttctgttcaagctgcctgcaacaattctgggaacaagctaaaaacaaaaactgtcccatttgtaaaagaaaatcctcaaagGACCATCCAGAAGTGAACTTTGCACTGAAGGAACTGGCTGACTCCTTTGCTGGGAGACAGAAATCTGAATcatctgagacagaaaaaggaaagaagaaagagaaagagcaggtcGTGTGTGATGAACATCCAGATGTCTCTTATTGGTTCTGTGAGGACGAGCagcgagctgtgtgtcctgtctgtgagttttctctgcacCAGAGTCACAAGGTGGTTCCTGTAGAAcaagcagtcagtgagctgaaggaccagctgaaatctgacttacagtctctgcaggacaagagggacaaataCAAACGAGTGgaggaaacatacaaagaagTGATTCAACActccaagaagcagctgttgtccacagagaagcagatcagagcagagttcaacaagctccaccagttcctgaaagaggaagaggagtccagactggcagctctgagggaggaagaggagcagaaggggaggactgtgagcagagagatgaagatgattgagcagcagatctcctctctgtcagacagtatctgtgctgttgaagaagagttgcagaaacacaacgtgccattcctcagcagttataaagccactcagagcagagccagagtccagtgctcactgtcagatccacagctgctctcaggagctctgatagatgTGGTcaaacacctgggcaacctgtccttcacagtctggaagaagatgaaggacaagGTCCACTTCAGTCCTGTCATTCTGGACCCAAACACTGGAAGCCCCTGGCTCTatctgtctgatgatctgaccaGTGTGAGGCATGGAGACAAATGGCAGCAGCTTCCGAACaatccagagagaaacactaaATATTCCTCTGTTCTGGGCTCTGAGGGCTTCAGCTCAGGGAAacacagctgggaggtggaggtgggagaccaTCCTGACTGGACTGTGGGTTTGGCTAAAGAGTCAGTTGACAGGAAGGGGGAGATATTTTTTTCACCAGAACATGGAATCTGGTGTTTATTGCATCGCAGTGGAAAATACATTGGTGGTTTTAGTaagactgtcacagtgaagaagaatctccagaggatcagagtccagctggactATGACAGGGGGGAGGTGTCCTTCTACGACCCTGAAGACATGACTCACATCTACACTGACAAAGacactttcactgagaaactcttcCCATATTTTCATATTGGACCTGCTGGTGATGCTAAAACTGCTGctatcaaaatgtgtcaaagtgatgtttctgtgtga
- the LOC143321357 gene encoding zinc-binding protein A33-like, with amino-acid sequence MAEKTALFKGFLSCHVCSETFRDPVSLSCNHSFCSSCLQQFWEQAKNNNCPICKRKSSKDDPAVNFSLKDLADSFAGRQKSESCETEKEKGKEQVVCDEHSDASYLYCEDEQRAVCPVCEFSLHHSHKVVPVEQAVSELKDQLKSDLQSLQDKRDKYKRVKETYKEMIQHSKKQLLSTEKQIRAEFNKLHQFLKEEEESRLAALREEEEQKGRTVSREMKMIEQQISSLSDSICAVEEELQKHNVPFLSSYKATQSRARVQCSLSDPQLLSGALIDVAKHLGNLSFTVWKKMKDKVHFSPVILDPNTGHPRLCLSDDLTNVRWGNTKQQLPDNSERHTKYPTVLGSEGFSSGKHSWEVEVGDHPDWNVGLAKESVDRKGETGASPGYGIWCLLHRRGKYINGLGETVTVKKSLQRIRVQLDYDRGEVSFYDPEDMTHIYTHRDTFTEKLFPYFEIGDTGDAKTAAIKMCQSDVSV; translated from the coding sequence ATGGCTGAGAAAACTGCTCTATTCAAAGGTTTCCTGAGTtgccatgtgtgttcagagactttcagagatcctgtgtctctgagctgcaaccacagcttctgttcaagctgcctgcaacaattctgggaacaagctaaaaacaacaactgtcccatttgtaaaagaaaatcctcaaagGACGATCCAGCAGTGAACTTTTCACTGAAGGACCTGGCTGACTCCTTTGCTGgaagacagaaatctgaatcatgtgagacagaaaaagagaaagggaaagagcaGGTCGTGTGTGATGAACATTCAGATGCCTCTTATTTGTACTGTGAGGACGAGCagcgagctgtgtgtcctgtctgtgagttttctctgcacCACAGTCACAAGGTGGTTCCTGTAGAAcaagcagtcagtgagctgaaggaccagctgaaatctgacttacagtctctgcaggacaagagggacaaataCAAACGAGTgaaggaaacatacaaagaaatgattcaacactccaagaagcagctgttgtccacagagaagcagatcagagcagagttcaacaagctccaccagttcctgaaagaggaagaggagtccagactggcagctctgagggaggaagaggagcagaaggggaggactgtgagcagagagatgaagatgattgagcagcagatctcctctctgtcagacagtatctgtgctgttgaagaagagctgcagaaacacaacgtgccattcctcagcagttataaagccactcagagcagagccagagtccagtgctcactgtcagatccacagctgctctcaggagctctgatagatgtggccaaacacctgggcaacctgtccttcacagtctggaagaagatgaaggacaaggtccacttcagtcctgtcattctggacccaaacactggacacccccggctctgtctgtctgatgatctgaccaATGTGAGGTGgggaaacacaaagcagcagcttcctgacaaTTCAGAGAGACACACTAAATATCCCACTGTTCTGGGCTCTGAGGGCTTCAGCTCAGGGAAacacagctgggaggtggaggtgggagaccaTCCTGACTGGAATGTGGGTTTGGCTAAAGAGTCAGTTGACAGGAAGGGGGAGACAGGTGCCTCACCAGGATATGGAATCTGGTGTTTATTGCATCGCAGAGGAAAATACATTAATGGTCTTGGTgagactgtcacagtgaagaagagtctccagaggatcagagtccagctggactATGACAGGGGGGAGGTGTCCTTCTACGACCCTGAAGACATGACTCACATCTACACTCACAGAGacactttcactgagaaactcttcCCATATTTTGAAATTGGAGACACTGGTGATGCTAAAACTGCTGctatcaaaatgtgtcaaagtgatgtttctgtgtga
- the LOC143321310 gene encoding zinc-binding protein A33-like produces the protein MAEKTALFKGFLSCHVCSETFRDPVSLSCNHSFCSSCLQQFWEQAKNNNCPICKRKSSKDHPAVNFSLKDLADSFAGRQKSESCETEKEKGKEQVVCDEHSDASYLYCEDEQRAVCPVCEFSLHHSHKVVPVEQAVSELKDQLKSDLQSLQDKRDKYKRVKETYKEVIQHSKKQLLSTEKQIRAEFNKLHQFLKEEEESRLAALRQEEEQKGRTVSREMKMIEQQISSLSDSICAVEEELQKHNVPFLSSYKATQSRARVQCSLSDPQLLSGALIDVAKHLGNLSFTVWKKMKDKVHFSPVILDPNTGHPRLCLSDDLTSVRNGDTKQQLPDNPERNTKYYFVLGSEGFSSGKHSWEVEVGDHPVWRVGLAKESVDRKGEIFLSPEYGIWCLLHDSGKYSNGLGKTVTVKKSLQRIRVQLDYDRGEVFFYDPEDMTHIYTHKGTFTEKLFPFFSIGKAGDAKTAAIKMCQSDVSV, from the coding sequence ATGGCTGAGAAAACTGCTCTATTCAAAGGTTTCCTGAGTtgccatgtgtgttcagagactttcagagatcctgtgtctctgagctgcaaccacagcttctgttcaagctgcctgcaacaattctgggaacaagctaaaaacaacaactgtcccatttgtaaaagaaaatcctcaaagGACCATCCAGCAGTGAACTTTTCACTGAAGGACCTGGCTGACTCCTTTGCTGgaagacagaaatctgaatcatgtgagacagaaaaagagaaagggaaagagcaGGTCGTGTGTGATGAACATTCAGATGCCTCTTATTTGTACTGTGAGGACGAGCagcgagctgtgtgtcctgtctgtgagttttctctgcacCACAGTCACAAGGTGGTTCCTGTAGAAcaagcagtcagtgagctgaaggaccagctgaaatctgacttacagtctctgcaggacaagagggacaaataCAAACGAGTgaaggaaacatacaaagaagTGATTCAACActccaagaagcagctgttgtccacagagaagcagatcagagcagagttcaacaagctccaccagttcctgaaagaggaagaggagtccagactggcagctctgaggcaggaagaggagcagaaggggaggactgtgagcagagagatgaagatgattgagcagcagatctcctctctgtcagacagtatctgtgctgttgaagaagagctgcagaaacacaacgtgccattcctcagcagttataaagccactcagagcagagccagagtccagtgctcactgtcagatccacagctgctctcaggagctctgatagatgtggccaaacacctgggcaacctgtccttcacagtctggaagaagatgaaggacaaggtccacttcagtcctgtcattctggacccaaacactggacacccccggctctgtctgtctgatgatctgaccagtgtgaggaatggagacacaaagcagcagcttcctgacaatccagagagaaacactaaATACTATTTTGTTCTGGGCTCCGAGGGCTTCAGCTCAGGGAAacacagctgggaggtggaggtgggagaccaTCCTGTCTGGAGAGTGGGTTTGGCTAAAGAGTCAGTTGACAGGAAGGGGGAGATATTTCTTTCACCAGAATATGGAATCTGGTGTTTATTGCATGATAGTGGAAAATACAGTAATGGTCTTGGTaagactgtcacagtgaagaagagtctccagaggatcagagtccagctggactATGACAGGGGGGAGGTGTTCTTCTACGACCCTGAAGACATGACTCACATCTACACTCACAAAGGcactttcactgagaaactcttcCCATTTTTCAGTATTGGAAAGGCTGGTGATGCTAAAACTGCTGctatcaaaatgtgtcaaagtgatgtttctgtgtga